Proteins encoded within one genomic window of Saccharomyces mikatae IFO 1815 strain IFO1815 genome assembly, chromosome: 15:
- the RPL33B gene encoding 60S ribosomal protein eL33 (similar to Saccharomyces cerevisiae RPL33B (YOR234C) and RPL33A (YPL143W); ancestral locus Anc_8.655), with the protein MAESHRLYVKGKHLSYQRSKRVNNPNVSLIKIEGVTTPQEAQFYLGKRIAYVYRASKEVRGSKIRVMWGKVTRTHGNSGVVRATFRNNLPAKTFGASVRIFLYPSNI; encoded by the exons ATGGCCGAATCCCATAGAT TATACGTTAAAGGTAAGCACTTATCCTACCAAAGATCTAAGAGGGTTAATAACCCAAATGTCTCTTTAATCAAGATTGAAGGTGTTACAACCCCACAAGAAGCCCAATTTTACTTGGGTAAACGTATTGCCTATGTCTACAGAGCTTCCAAGGAAGTTAGAGGTTCAAAGATTAGAGTTATGTGGGGTAAGGTCACCAGAACCCACGGTAACTCTGGTGTTGTCAGAGCTACCTTCAGAAACAACTTGCCAGCCAAGACTTTCGGTGCTTCTGTCAGAATTTTCTTGTACCCATCTAACATTTAA
- the MGE1 gene encoding mitochondrial nucleotide exchange factor MGE1 (similar to Saccharomyces cerevisiae MGE1 (YOR232W); ancestral locus Anc_8.653) — translation MRAFSAATVRATTRKSFIPMAPRTPLMTSSFVRVGTPLTRSRYYSDEAKKEEAKDGSEDLTEEQSELKKLESQLNAKTKEASELKDRLLRSVADFRNLQQVTKKDIQKAKDFALQKFAKDLLESVDNFGHALNAFKEEDLQKSKEISDLYTGVRMTRDVFENTLRKHGIEKLDPMGEPFDPNKHEATFELPQPDREPGTIFHVQQLGFTLNDRVIRPAKVGIVKGEDN, via the coding sequence ATGAGAGCATTTTCAGCAGCAACCGTCAGGGCCACAACTAGGAAGTCGTTCATCCCAATGGCACCAAGAACACCTTTGATGACATCTTCGTTTGTGAGAGTAGGAACTCCACTGACAAGATCGAGATACTATTCTGAcgaagcaaaaaaagaagaagccaAAGACGGCAGTGAAGATTTAACTGAAGAACAATCAGAACTCAAGAAGCTAGAGAGTCAGTTAAATGCAAAGACCAAGGAAGCTTCTGAACTTAAAGACAGGTTATTAAGATCTGTGGCCGATTTCAGGAACTTGCAGCAAGTCACTAAGAAAGATATTCAGAAAGCCAAAGACTTTGCTTTACAGAAATTTGCTAAGGATTTATTAGAATCCGTAGATAACTTTGGCCATGCATTGAACGctttcaaagaagaagacttACAAAAATCCAAGGAAATCAGTGACTTGTATACAGGTGTTAGGATGACAAGagatgtttttgaaaacactCTAAGAAAACACGGTATTGAGAAATTAGACCCTATGGGAGAACCATTTGATCCTAATAAACACGAAGCAACATTTGAACTGCCACAACCTGATAGGGAACCTGGTACTATTTTCCATGTACAACAACTAGGCTTCACCTTGAATGACAGGGTCATCAGACCAGCTAAAGTCGGCATTGTTAAAGGCGAAGACAACTAA
- the SMKI15G3760 gene encoding uncharacterized protein (similar to Saccharomyces cerevisiae YOR238W; ancestral locus Anc_8.660) gives MCREVELILVPCHSIWKSSIPFGDGTLNLGQSPDYWHLAPFQYEGNDHLAFIKHGLTAIKILLQKADSAVVIFSGSQTKKEAGVISEAQSYYFLFERLIRYVMCNDDINIPNFDDEIHYLLEDIKCSLITQKIDVDELFYGGSITTEEFSLDSFDNLIYSIYRFEEITKKFPQKITIIGFAFKMSRFINCHARAIDYPQSNITYIGIDPEPMNYNQTQLLKYYNDLIQMEHENALSLFSSDWYATKDRLLTKKKSRNPFKRTASYTKNVLFNGSTWIEDDKKYFETNIKCKMPWSLQQK, from the coding sequence ATGTGTAGAGAAGTAGAACTGATTTTAGTGCCGTGCCATTCGATATGGAAATCCTCAATACCATTTGGTGATGGAACACTTAATCTGGGCCAGTCGCCTGATTACTGGCATTTGGCACCTTTCCAGTACGAGGGTAATGATCATTTAGCGTTCATTAAGCATGGCCTAACAGCCATTAAGATTCTCCTTCAAAAAGCAGACAGTGCTGTCGTTATATTCAGTGGATCACAAACTAAAAAGGAAGCAGGCGTTATTTCTGAGGCGCAAAGTtactattttttatttgaaagGCTAATAAGATATGTAATGTGCAATGATGACATCAACATTCCGAATTTTGATGACGAAATCCATTATTTATTGGAAGATATCAAATGCTCACTAATCACTCAAAAAATAGATGTTGATGAATTATTCTATGGCGGTTCGATCACTACTGAAGAATTCTCGTTAGACtcatttgataatttaATATACTCAATCTATAGGTTTGAAGAGATCACTAAGAAATTTCCACAGAAGATAACCATAATTGGCTTCGCGTTTAAAATGTCAAGATTTATCAATTGCCATGCCAGGGCTATTGACTACCCGCAATCAAACATAACTTACATAGGAATTGACCCTGAACCAATGAACTACAACCAAACACAACTTTTAAAGTATTATAATGATCTAATACAAATGGAACATGAAAATGCACTGAGCTTATTCTCATCGGATTGGTATGCTACGAAAGATAGATTACTaaccaaaaagaaatctcGCAACCCATTCAAAAGAACAGCGTCATACACTAAAAATGTTCTCTTCAATGGCAGCACATGGATCGAGGATGACAAAAAGTATTTTGAGACGAATATAAAGTGCAAAATGCCATGGTCACTACAACAGAAATAA
- the DFR1 gene encoding dihydrofolate reductase (similar to Saccharomyces cerevisiae DFR1 (YOR236W); ancestral locus Anc_8.657) has product MAGGKIPVVGIVACLQPEMGIGFRGGLPWRLPKEMKYFKQVTTLTKDSNKQNAVIMGRKTWESIPPKFRPLPNRMNVIISRSFKDDFVHDKEESIIRSNSLENALTNLENNFQEHLERIYVIGGGEVYNQIFSTTDHWLITKINKLDEKVPPPMDTFLDLKRLKEAFSEQNPAQLKEFLPAKVELPETDSNQRYSQEEKGYYFEFTLYNRK; this is encoded by the coding sequence ATGGCTGGTGGAAAGATTCCCGTTGTAGGAATTGTGGCATGTCTACAGCCTGAAATGGGTATAGGATTTCGGGGTGGTCTACCATGGAGGCTGCCTAAGGAAATGAAGTATTTCAAGCAAGTCACCACATTGACCAAGGAttcaaataaacaaaatgCTGTGATAATGGGAAGGAAGACATGGGAATCCATACCACCTAAGTTTCGCCCACTGCCGAATAGAATGAATGTCATTATATCGAGAAGCTTTAAGGACGATTTCGTTCATGACAAAGAAGAGTCAATAATCAGAAGCAATTCATTAGAAAACGCATTGACCAACCTAGAAAACAATTTCCAAGAGCATCTAGAAAGAATTTACGTGATTGGCGGTGGGGAAGTTTATAATCAAATCTTCTCCACCACCGACCATTGGCTcataacaaaaataaataaactaGATGAAAAAGTGCCTCCTCCTATGGATACTTTCCTTGACCTAAAAAGATTAAAGGAGGCATTCAGCGAGCAAAATCCGGCCCAgttaaaagaatttctcCCCGCTAAGGTCGAGTTGCCAGAAACGGATTCTAATCAACGCTACTCACAAGAGGAAAAGGGATATTACTTTGAGTTCACTCTGTACAATCGTAAATGA
- the KIN4 gene encoding putative serine/threonine protein kinase KIN4 (similar to Saccharomyces cerevisiae KIN4 (YOR233W) and FRK1 (YPL141C); ancestral locus Anc_8.654), translating to MASVPKRHTYSGNVVANKNHHSLHMNNEILHPIRKNQRKHATFGPYIIGSTLGEGEFGKVKLGWTKASSPTEVPKQVAIKLIRRDTIKKDADKEVKIYREINALKHLTHPNIIYLEEVLQNSKYIGIVLEFVSGGEFYKYIQRKRRLKESSACRLFAQLISGVNYMHYKGLVHRDLKLENLLLDKHENLVITDFGFVNEFFKDNELMNTSCGSPCYAAPELVVSTKPYEARKADVWSCGVILYAMLAGYLPWDDDHENPTGDDIARLYQYITQTPLKFPEYITPVPRDLLRRILVPNPRRRVSLRSIERHEWLKPHYTFLNIQPNYWDEQLQKQHPQLSNRGDVGRHSTYSSSASSDLKSRDRNTLITKSTMEQSRISSQPTTNRSVSSTSNNDSKLAFNNRKDYSVASERTSESSKYTCNTKSDAQMEKTAAKHSFRGKKHTSVAGLITIPGSPTTARTKNILSEPTEHVSRPDRQRFTQEEFHRIGNYHVPRSRPRPTSYYPGLSCNAVDNSLLDIPINKLDSNGKLADNRNVISLPNFEGKSLKAVQDSTKATVSNNSIVLLSEGPAAKTSPVDYYYATGDLNHGDRPTAETIVKMNKDLANKAVENSFSQEKVDQESVSIVSIVKDFNGSADEEGSETQQENVGHSSNKSDISSDKENKKNYERKRFSFMSLYSTLNGSRSTVESRNSKGNAIPVSSRNPSGQSNKTNTKITQQQQPHNLSDSSILKVPNPEKNTNDGRRRKNTSYNAENNPARSVRASVMVSTLREEDGSAWSNNGDNNIEVQTSTARKVLNFFKRRSMRV from the coding sequence atggCATCTGTACCTAAACGCCATACGTACAGTGGCAATGTAGTTGCTAACAAGAACCACCATTCTCTTCATATGAATAATGAGATTTTGCATCCTATACGTAAAAACCAACGAAAACATGCCACCTTTGGACCATATATAATTGGTTCCACTTTGGGTGAAGGTGAATTTGGTAAAGTTAAGCTGGGCTGGACTAAAGCGTCTTCGCCTACCGAAGTTCCTAAACAAGTTGCAATAAAACTTATTAGAAGGGATACAATTAAGAAAGATGCTGATAAAGAAGTTAAAATATATCGTGAAATCAATGCTCTGAAACATCTAACTCATCCTAACATCATTTATTTAGAAGAAGTTTTGCAGAACTCAAAATACATTGGGATAGTGTTAGAATTTGTATCTGGCGGAGAATTTTATAAGTATATTCAACGGAAGAGAAGATTAAAGGAATCTTCCGCGTGCAGACTGTTCGCCCAATTAATTAGTGGTGTCAATTATATGCACTATAAGGGACTTGTTCATCGGGACCTGAAACTGGAAAATTTATTACTGGATAAACACGAAAACCTAGTCATTACTGATTTTGGTTTTGTGAATGAGTTCTTTAAAGATAATGAATTAATGAACACTTCTTGTGGTTCCCCATGTTATGCAGCACCAGAGCTAGTTGTTAGTACGAAGCCATATGAGGCAAGGAAGGCGGATGTCTGGTCATGTGGTGTTATCCTTTATGCGATGCTCGCTGGATATTTACCGTGGGATGATGATCATGAAAATCCAACGGGTGACGATATTGCTAGATTATACCAATATATCACACAGACACCCTTGAAGTTTCCCGAATATATAACACCTGTTCCAAGAGATCTGCTAAGGCGCATTCTGGTACCGAAcccaagaagaagagtCAGTTTACGGTCCATAGAAAGGCATGAGTGGCTAAAGCCTCATTATACGTTCTTAAATATTCAGCCAAACTATTGGGATGAACAGTTACAAAAGCAACACCCACAGTTGAGTAATAGGGGTGATGTTGGTCGTCACTCAACCTATTCCTCATCAGCGTCTTCGGACTTGAAAAGCAGGGATAGAAACACGTTGATAACAAAGTCGACAATGGAGCAATCTCGAATCTCTTCACAACCTACGACTAACAGATCTGTATCATCAACATCCAACAACGACTCAAAATTGGCGTTCAATAATAGAAAAGACTATAGCGTTGCAAGCGAACGTACAAGTGAATCAAGCAAATACACATGTAATACAAAAAGTGATGCACAAATGGAGAAAACAGCAGCTAAACACTCATTCAGAGGCAAGAAACACACATCAGTTGCAGGGCTTATCACAATTCCTGGCTCCCCTACAACTGCGAGGACAAAAAATATACTATCGGAGCCAACTGAGCATGTAAGCCGTCCGGACAGGCAAAGATTTACTCAGGAGGAATTTCACCGTATTGGTAACTACCACGTACCTCGTAGCAGACCTAGACCAACCTCATATTATCCTGGGCTCAGTTGTAACGCTGTAGATAATAGCTTATTGGACATTCCAATAAATAAGTTAGATTCGAACGGAAAGCTGGCAGACAATAGAAACGTAATTTCCTTACCAAACTTTGAAGGTAAATCTTTGAAGGCGGTACAGGATTCCACCAAAGCTACAGTTTCTAATAATTCCATTGTACTATTATCGGAAGGTCCAGCTGCGAAGACTTCCCCAGTCGATTATTATTATGCGACTGGTGACCTTAATCATGGCGACAGACCGACAGCGGAAACAATCGTTAAAATGAACAAAGACCTTGCCAATAAAGCAGTAGAAAATAGTTTTTCTCAGGAGAAAGTTGACCAGGAGAGCGTTTCGATAGTTTCAATTGTCAAAGATTTTAATGGCTCTGCCGATGAAGAAGGTTCAGAAACTCAGCAGGAAAATGTCGGTCACTCTTCCAATAAATCGGATATTTCCTCGGATAAGGAGAATAAGAAGAATTACGAAAGGAAGAGGTTTAGCTTCATGTCGTTATATTCGACCTTGAATGGTTCTAGGTCTACCGTTGAATCTCGTAACTCAAAAGGGAACGCGATTCCTGTTTCATCGAGAAATCCATCTGGACaatcaaataaaacaaaCACCAAAATAAcgcagcagcagcagccaCATAACCTTTCGGATAGCAGTATATTAAAAGTTCCAAATCCCGAAAAGAACACTAATGAtggtagaagaagaaaaaacactTCCTACAATGCTGAGAATAATCCAGCAAGATCTGTACGTGCTTCTGTTATGGTTTCAACATTACGGGAGGAGGATGGATCTGCATGGTCGAATAATGGggataataatattgagGTACAAACTTCAACGGCAAGAaaggttttgaatttttttaagaGGAGGAGCATGAGGGTTTGA
- the HES1 gene encoding oxysterol-binding protein related protein HES1 (similar to Saccharomyces cerevisiae HES1 (YOR237W) and KES1 (YPL145C); ancestral locus Anc_8.658), with amino-acid sequence MSQHANSSSWTSFLKSISSFNGDLSSLSAPPFILSPTSLTEFSQYWAEHPDLFLEPSFIDGENYKDHCPSDPNVESQEVARMLAVVRWFISTLRSQYSSRSESMGSEKKPLNPFLGEVFVGKWLNDEHPEFGETVLLSEQVSHHPPMTAFSIFNEKNDVSLQGYNQIKTGFTKTLTLTVKPYGHVLLKIKNETYLITTPPLHIEGILVASPFVELGGRSFIQSSNGMLCVIEYSGRGYFTGKKNSFKARIYRKPQEHNHKENALYIISGQWSGVSTIIKKDSQVSHQFYDSSKTPAEHLLVKPIEEQYPLESRRAWKDVAEAIRLGNNSMIKKTKEELENKQRALREQERVKGVEWQRRWFKQVDYMNDDKSNDAEKASEGDVFKKLASKLQLSVKNVPSGTLIGGKEDKKDVSTALHWRFDKDLWMNEREITI; translated from the coding sequence ATGTCTCAACACGCAAACTCATCATCTTGgacttcttttttgaaatcgATTAGTTCATTTAATGGAGATCTGTCGTCTTTGTCTGCGCCAccatttattctttctccCACTTCCTTAACGGAGTTTTCTCAATATTGGGCTGAACATCCAGACTTATTTCTTGAGCCATCATTTATTGATGGTGAAAACTATAAGGACCATTGTCCCTCAGACCCTAATGTGGAATCACAAGAAGTGGCGCGAATGTTGGCAGTAGTTAGATGGTTCATTTCAACTTTGAGATCACAATATTCCTCTAGAAGTGAATCGATGGGCTCTGAAAAGAAGCCTTTAAATCCCTTTTTAGGTGAAGTATTTGTTGGTAAGTGGCTAAATGATGAACATCCAGAGTTCGGTGAAACAGTGCTTTTGAGTGAGCAGGTTTCACACCATCCACCTATGACGGCTTTTTCGATCTTCAACGAAAAGAATGACGTTTCTCTTCAAGGCTACAATCAAATCAAAACTGGGTTTACTAAAACGTTGACACTAACCGTTAAGCCATACGGACATGTTCTTTTAAagatcaaaaatgaaaccTATTTGATTACAACTCCGCCTTTACACATCGAAGGTATTTTGGTCGCCTCCCCCTTTGTTGAATTAGGAGGTAGATCATTTATACAGTCATCAAACGGTATGTTATGTGTTATAGAATATTCAGGAAGAGGGTATTTTACGGGCAAGAAGAACTCTTTCAAGGCGAGAATCTATAGAAAACCCCAAGAGCATAATCATAAGGAGAATGCTCTATATATAATCTCAGGTCAATGGTCTGGCGTCTCAacaattataaaaaaagactCGCAAGTTTCACATCAGTTCTATGATTCGTCAAAAACCCCTGCTGAACATCTATTAGTAAAGCCAATCGAGGAACAATATCCTTTAGAAAGTAGGAGAGCTTGGAAGGATGTGGCAGAAGCAATTAGGTTGGGCAACAATAGTATGATAAAAAAGACTAAGGAAGAActagaaaataaacaaagagCTTTGAGAGAACAAGAACGTGTGAAGGGTGTCGAATGGCAAAGAAGATGGTTTAAACAAGTGGACTATATGAATGATGATAAATCGAATGATGCAGAAAAGGCAAGTGAAGGTGATGTTTTTAAAAAATTGGCATCCAAGCTGCAGCTCTCTGTGAAAAATGTGCCAAGTGGGACGTTAATTGGTGGgaaagaagataaaaagGACGTTTCAACCGCTTTGCATTGGAGATTTGATAAAGATCTGTGGATGAATGAGAGGGAGATTACTATATAA
- the MKK1 gene encoding mitogen-activated protein kinase kinase MKK1 (similar to Saccharomyces cerevisiae MKK1 (YOR231W) and MKK2 (YPL140C); ancestral locus Anc_8.652), producing MASLFRPPESTKGNPNSPRLKLPILRSNQMNDMNIYSMSNGGSTTACSHTPEPLNSSTSTLFSQNRLYSSDSSMTLNTMKKRPAPPSLPSLSTTTQSKHKTRPQLVPIADVPDSRQNLGLKEHVIVADVLSGSKELTPSSMESPFLHTNTSSPYLRNDLNNSVGSDFSNLISVYEQSPSPTKPTCESALPSESYIDVNSVRDVDQLDENGWKYTNLKDRIVTLGILGEGAGGSVSKCKLKNGSKVFALKVINTLNTDPEYQKQIFRELQFNRSFQSEYIVRYYGMFTDDENSSIYIAMEYMGGRSLDAIYKNLLRRGGRISEKVLGKIAEAVLRGLSYLHEKKVIHRDIKPQNILLNEKGQVKLCDFGVSGEAVNSLATTFTGTSFYMAPERIQGQPYSVTSDVWSLGLTILEVANGKFPCSSEKMAANIAPFELLMWILTFTPELKDEPESNILWSPSFKSFIDYCLKKDSRERPSPRQMINHPWIKGQMKKKVNMEKFVEKCWED from the coding sequence ATGGCTTCACTATTCAGACCTCCCGAATCCACTAAAGGCAACCCAAATTCCCCAAGACTGAAACTACCTATCCTAAGGAGTAATCAGATGAATGATATGAATATATATTCAATGTCTAATGGTGGTTCTACAACAGCATGTAGCCATACCCCGGAACCGCTGAACTCTTCCACATCGACACTTTTCTCTCAAAACCGACTTTATTCGAGCGACTCTTCAATGACTTTGAACacaatgaagaagaggcCAGCCCCACCATCATTGCCTTCATTGAGTACAACCACACAATCTAAGCACAAAACGCGACCCCAACTCGTACCCATCGCCGACGTGCCTGACTCTAGGCAAAATTTAGGGTTAAAAGAGCATGTAATAGTGGCGGATGTGCTGTCTGGTAGTAAAGAATTAACTCCTTCATCAATGGAAAGCCCCTTTTTACATACAAATACGTCTTCTCCCTATCTCAGAAACGACCTGAACAATTCGGTGGGATCcgacttttcaaatttgataTCAGTTTATGAACAAAGTCCAAGCCCAACTAAGCCAACTTGTGAGTCTGCATTACCTTCGGAATCATATATCGACGTAAACAGTGTGCGAGATGTTGATCAACTGGACGAAAATGGTTGGAAATACACAAATTTAAAAGATAGAATTGTGACACTAGGCATTCTAGGAGAAGGGGCCGGTGGCTCAGTCTCCAAGTGTAAGCTGAAAAATGGATCCAAAGTGTTTGCTTTGAAAGTCATAAACACATTAAACACAGATCCCGAGTATCAGAAGCAAATATTTAGAGAATTACAGTTTAATAGAAGTTTCCAATCTGAATATATCGTACGATATTATGGAATGTTTACggatgatgaaaattcttcaatatatATAGCCATGGAGTACATGGGTGGCCGATCGTTGGATGCTATTTACAAGAATTTATTAAGACGTGGTGGCAGGATCAGTGAAAAAGTCCTCGGAAAAATCGCAGAAGCAGTGCTAAGAGGACTGTCATATTTGCACGAGAAGAAGGTTATTCATAGAGATATTAAACCGCAAAACATTctattgaatgaaaaaggACAGGTGAAACTATGTGATTTTGGTGTCAGTGGAGAAGCAGTTAACTCACTGGCCACAACATTCACGGGAACATCGTTCTATATGGCTCCAGAAAGAATCCAAGGCCAACCGTATAGTGTCACATCTGATGTATGGTCACTTGGATTGACGATTTTAGAGGTGGCAAATGGTAAATTTCCATGCTCTTCAGAAAAGATGGCAGCTAATATTGCTCCATTCGAACTATTGATGTGGATTTTAACGTTTACTCCTGAATTAAAGGATGAACCCGAATCCAATATCTTGTGGAGTCCATCATTCAAATCCTTCATTGATTATTGCCTAAAAAAGGATAGTCGTGAACGTCCGTCTCCAAGGCAAATGATTAATCATCCCTGGATAAAGGGgcaaatgaagaaaaaggtaaatatggaaaaatttgtagAGAAATGTTGGGAAGATTGA
- the WTM1 gene encoding transcriptional modulator (similar to Saccharomyces cerevisiae WTM1 (YOR230W)), translating to MPKKVWKSSSPSTYEHISSLRPKFVSRVDNVLHQRKALTFSNVVVPDKKNNTLTSSVVYSQGSDIYEIDFVVPLQEASTEPVQDYGDAFEKVENTSLSPKFVYQGETVSKMAYLDKTGETTLLSMSKNGSLAWFKEGIKVPIHIVQELMGPATSYASIHSLTRPGDLPEKDFSLAISDFGISNDTETIVKSQSNGDEEDSILKIIDNAGKPGEILRTVHVPGTTVTHTVRFFDNHIFASCSDDNILRFWDTRTSDKPLWVLGEPKNGKLTSFDCSQVSNNLFVTGFSTGIIKLWDARAAEAATTDLTYRQNGEDPIQNEIANFYHAGGDSVVDVQFSATSDSEFLTVGGTGNIYHWSTDYSLSKYNPDDTIAPPQDATEESQTKSLKFLHKGGSRRSPKQVGRRNTAAWHPVIENLVGTVDDDSLISIYKPYIEEAE from the coding sequence atgccAAAAAAGGTCTGGAAATCATCTTCACCTTCCACTTACGAACATATCTCTAGCTTGAGACCAAAGTTTGTGTCTCGGGTAGACAATGTTCTTCACCAGAGAAAGGCGTTGACTTTCAGCAATGTCGTTGTTccagataaaaaaaacaacacTTTAACCTCAAGCGTTGTATACTCTCAAGGTAGTGATATATACGAAATTGACTTTGTTGTACCATTGCAAGAGGCTTCTACGGAGCCAGTGCAGGACTATGGGGACgcctttgaaaaagttgagaACACCTCACTGAGCCCAAAGTTTGTCTATCAAGGTGAGACCGTTTCCAAAATGGCTTACTTAGACAAAACTGGAGAAACTACTCTATTATCCATGTCTAAAAACGGATCGTTGGCTTGGTTCAAGGAAGGTATAAAGGTACCCATTCATATCGTACAAGAATTGATGGGTCCAGCAACCAGTTATGCCAGTATTCATTCGTTAACCAGACCTGGTGATCTACCTGAAAAGGATTTCTCATTGGCCATCTCCGACTTCGGTATCTCCAACGATACGGAAACTATTGTTAAATCTCAAAGCAATGGTGATGAAGAGGACAGTATTCTTAAAATCATTGATAATGCCGGTAAACCTGGTGAGATTCTGCGTACTGTTCATGTTCCAGGTACCACTGTGACTCACACAGttagattttttgataacCATATATTTGCATCTTGTTCGGATGACAACATCCTAAGGTTCTGGGACACTAGAACTTCCGACAAACCTTTATGGGTGTTGGGAGAACCAAAAAACGGAAAGTTGACCTCGTTCGATTGCTCTCAAGTGTCTAATAACTTGTTCGTCACCGGTTTCAGCACAGGTATTATAAAATTGTGGGATGCTAGGGCAGCTGAAGCAGCCACCACTGATTTGACCTATAGACAGAATGGTGAAGATCCAATTCAGAATGAAATCGCTAACTTCTATCATGCTGGTGGGGATTCTGTTGTTGACGTCCAATTTTCTGCTACTTCAGACTCCGAATTCCTGACCGTCGGCGGCACTGGTAATATTTATCATTGGAGCACTGATTATTCTTTGTCAAAGTACAATCCTGACGATACCATTGCCCCTCCTCAAGATGCCACTGAAGAATCTCAAACGAAATCGCTAAAATTTTTGCACAAGGGTGGAAGCAGAAGATCTCCAAAACAGGTCGGGAGAAGAAACACCGCCGCTTGGCATCCAGTTATCGAAAACTTGGTGGGTACTGTCGATGATGATAGTTTAATCAGCATCTATAAGCCTTACATTGAGGAAGCTGAATAG